The DNA segment CAATTTGCTTTAGTAATTCTTGTCTTCGAGGTGACTTAGACGCTAAATAAAACATATCAGCGTACCTGCAATTGACGACGAACTTTTCTTAATAACAAAAACACCACCGGCCAAATAGCCGCACTGGTTATTACTGGCTTTAAATAACTAATTGAAAAATCAACATCCAAAATAAAGCGTTGAATCCAGAAAATAATCAAATGATACAGGGCTGTTAGTAAACCGATGATCAGTGACTGTTGCCAGAGAGAAAAGTTACGGATTTTCTGAAAATTATTAACAATCACATAAGCAACCAATGCCGTTGCAAATGCATTAATGCCAAGTACAGAGCCAAGCAATACATCAAGAATAAAACCAACCAGCCAGGCAAATATAACATTAACTCGATTGGGTAGCGCCAAGCTCCAGTATGCAATAACCAACAAAGCCCAGTTAGGCCTAAATGCATCTGCACCAATCGGCATAGGCATAATAGTTAACATTAGAGAAATAATGATGGTAATAAATATCACCAGGTTATTGCTTCTAGCTTTCATTGTTTGCCCCCTTACTTTCAGGAGGTAATGGCTGTAGATTACTGCCTTGCTGGTTAGGCCAAATTAATAGCAAATATCGTAACCGGTTCATTTCAACTAATGGGGTAATTTTAATTCGAGCAAATTCTTTATTTGGGTTTTCCGACACATAAGAAACTTCTGCCACAGGATAACCTTCAGGAAATTTCCCACCTAACCCAGAAGTCACTAATAAGTCTCCAACTTTAATATCAGTTGAATTTGGGATATGGCTGACTTCCATCTGACTGACACTACCTGTACCTTTAGCAATCACCCTAATTCCGTTACGGTGTACTCTTAATGGTATTGCATGGGTAATATCGGTCATTAACAATACTCGTGAATTATTAACACCAACATGCAAAATTTGTCCAACAACCCCTGTTTCATCAATAACAGGTTGACCTTCGTATATACCATCAGATAACCCGCGGTTTATGACGACTTGTTGTGAATAAGGGTCACTATCTACGGCTAGGATCTCCGCAACGATTTTTCGGTAGTCACTTCGCAATGGCGAAGCAAGTAATTTACGTAATCGGTCGTTTTCTTGTTGCAAAATATCGAGTTGTAATAACTTCTCATTCAGCAGTAGTTCATTCATTTTCAAACGTTCGTTATCAACCATTAACTGCTTGCGAGAAACGATGTTTTCAGAAGCGTAGTCCATTACTTTTTTAGGAGTATTTGCTAAATATTGTAATGGGCTAACCAACGACTGGAGGTAACCCCTTGCCACTTCAAAACTTGCTAATTTATGATCGAAATATATGAATACACAAGACAACGCAAGCGCGAATAAAATGCGCCTGTGACTGGAATATCCTTCTAAAAAAATTGGAGTCATAAAAACCGCAAAGGCAGCTTATGCTGCCTGTTGTTTAAGTTATTTAAAAATTTAATTATTCGTAGGCAAATAAGTCGCCGCCGTGCATATCGATCATTTCAAGAGCTTTACCACCACCACGAGCAACACAGGTAAGCGGGTCGTCCGCAACAATTACCGGAATACCTGTTTCTTCTGCTAATAAGCGATCTAAATCTTTAAGTAATGCACCACCACCGGTTAATACCATACCGCGCTCTGAAATATCAGACGCTAACTCTGGTGGTGCTTGTTCAAGTGCAACCATAATTGCACTTACAATGCCTGATAGCGGCTCCTGTAATGCTTCTAAAATTTCGTTGCTGTTTAACGTAAAGCTTCTTGGTACACCTTCAGCAAGGTTACGACCACGAACTTCGATTTCAACGAGTGACTCACCTGGGTAAGCACTGCCAATTTCTTGCTTAATACGCTCAGCTGTCGCTTCACCAATTAAGCTACCAAAGTTACGACGTACATAGTTGATGATTGCATCATCAAATTTGTCACCACCAATTCGAACTGAAGAAGAGTAAACTAGGCCGTTTAAGGAAATAATACCAACTTCAGTGGTACCACCACCAATATCAACAACCATTGAACCAGTCGCGGCAGATACCGGTAGGTCTGCACCAATGGCCGCAGCCATAGGTTCATCAATTAAGTAAACGTCACGAGCACCAGCACCTAATGCTGATTCTTTAATTGCTCTGCGCTCAACTTGAGTTGAACCACAAGGAACACAAACAAGTACACGAGGGCTAGGACGTAAGAAGTTATTTGAGTGCACTTGTTTAATAAAGTGCTGAAGCATTTTTTCAGTAACAAAAAAATTAGCGATAACACCATCTTTCATTGGGCGAATCGCTTCAATGTTTCCTGGTGTACGACCAAGCATTTGTTTTGCCGCGGTACCTACTGCGGCAAC comes from the Thalassotalea nanhaiensis genome and includes:
- the mreD gene encoding rod shape-determining protein MreD → MKARSNNLVIFITIIISLMLTIMPMPIGADAFRPNWALLVIAYWSLALPNRVNVIFAWLVGFILDVLLGSVLGINAFATALVAYVIVNNFQKIRNFSLWQQSLIIGLLTALYHLIIFWIQRFILDVDFSISYLKPVITSAAIWPVVFLLLRKVRRQLQVR
- the mreC gene encoding rod shape-determining protein MreC, yielding MTPIFLEGYSSHRRILFALALSCVFIYFDHKLASFEVARGYLQSLVSPLQYLANTPKKVMDYASENIVSRKQLMVDNERLKMNELLLNEKLLQLDILQQENDRLRKLLASPLRSDYRKIVAEILAVDSDPYSQQVVINRGLSDGIYEGQPVIDETGVVGQILHVGVNNSRVLLMTDITHAIPLRVHRNGIRVIAKGTGSVSQMEVSHIPNSTDIKVGDLLVTSGLGGKFPEGYPVAEVSYVSENPNKEFARIKITPLVEMNRLRYLLLIWPNQQGSNLQPLPPESKGANNES
- a CDS encoding rod shape-determining protein, encoding MFKLLRGMFSNDLSIDLGTANTLIYVKDQGIVLDEPSVVAIRQDRAGGNKSVAAVGTAAKQMLGRTPGNIEAIRPMKDGVIANFFVTEKMLQHFIKQVHSNNFLRPSPRVLVCVPCGSTQVERRAIKESALGAGARDVYLIDEPMAAAIGADLPVSAATGSMVVDIGGGTTEVGIISLNGLVYSSSVRIGGDKFDDAIINYVRRNFGSLIGEATAERIKQEIGSAYPGESLVEIEVRGRNLAEGVPRSFTLNSNEILEALQEPLSGIVSAIMVALEQAPPELASDISERGMVLTGGGALLKDLDRLLAEETGIPVIVADDPLTCVARGGGKALEMIDMHGGDLFAYE